From one Leptospira stimsonii genomic stretch:
- the ftsA gene encoding cell division protein FtsA, giving the protein MLEPRDRIIAALDLGTSLTKVVVARPISEYEVEIIGTGAYPSSGVKNGSIINIESTTRSIIEAVSEAELMSGQEITSVAVNITGKTVKADNSKGVVAITNRDRTVAEPDVVRVIEAAQAIRVPADQQILHVLSKEFSVDDQTSIRDPIGMTGVRLEAEVHIVTAGITAIHNLEKCIESSGLHCEVMILSSLASSEAVLTSGEKDLGTAVLDIGAGICDLIIYVDGGISYSSVIPFGGINVTSDISIGLKTTLETAELLKKRYGHTILSEIDPTETIEIPPISGRPARQVLREELVAIIEPRMREIFEMVDKELVKSGKKGLLAGGVILTGGGSLLEGIDTLAEDVFRLTASRARPGGISGLAEKASSPEFSNVIGMIKYADRMTDMDQKSVDRSEGWTKKIRRWIEENL; this is encoded by the coding sequence GAACCGGAGCCTATCCTTCTTCGGGAGTGAAGAATGGATCCATCATCAATATCGAATCCACAACCCGTTCCATCATCGAAGCCGTGAGCGAAGCGGAACTCATGTCCGGACAAGAGATCACTTCTGTCGCGGTCAATATCACAGGCAAAACCGTCAAAGCCGATAACTCCAAAGGAGTCGTCGCAATCACAAACCGCGATCGAACCGTAGCCGAACCGGATGTGGTGCGAGTGATCGAAGCCGCACAAGCGATTCGAGTTCCTGCGGATCAACAGATTCTTCACGTTCTTTCCAAAGAATTTTCCGTCGACGATCAGACGAGCATTCGAGATCCGATCGGAATGACCGGTGTTCGTCTGGAAGCGGAAGTCCATATCGTCACCGCTGGTATAACAGCAATTCATAATTTAGAAAAGTGTATCGAATCTTCGGGACTTCATTGTGAAGTGATGATTCTTTCCAGCCTCGCTTCTTCCGAGGCAGTTTTGACTTCGGGAGAAAAAGATCTCGGAACCGCAGTTCTTGATATCGGCGCGGGAATCTGCGATTTGATCATCTACGTCGACGGAGGAATCTCGTATTCTTCCGTAATTCCTTTCGGCGGAATCAACGTCACGAGCGATATCTCGATCGGACTCAAAACTACATTAGAAACTGCTGAACTTCTCAAAAAAAGATACGGACATACCATTCTTTCCGAAATCGATCCGACTGAAACGATCGAAATTCCGCCGATCAGCGGAAGACCCGCGAGACAGGTTCTCAGAGAAGAATTGGTTGCAATCATAGAACCGCGAATGAGAGAAATCTTCGAGATGGTGGATAAGGAACTCGTAAAGTCCGGTAAAAAAGGACTTCTTGCCGGAGGAGTGATTCTTACCGGAGGAGGAAGTCTTCTCGAAGGGATCGATACGCTCGCCGAGGATGTGTTTCGTCTAACGGCATCCAGAGCGCGACCGGGCGGAATCAGCGGGCTCGCAGAAAAAGCCTCTTCACCCGAATTCTCCAACGTGATCGGAATGATCAAATATGCAGATAGAATGACGGACATGGATCAGAAATCCGTGGACCGATCGGAAGGTTGGACGAAAAAAATCAGACGATGGATCGAAGAGAATCTTTGA
- the ispF gene encoding 2-C-methyl-D-erythritol 2,4-cyclodiphosphate synthase — translation MYRIGNGIDFHKLEINAERPLVLGGIECESEFALVGHSDADIILHAISDAILGALALGDIGQHFPDTDPKIKNIDSKIILSKCLELMREKKFELINVDCTVIGERPKIAPLKERITKSLSNLLSLPADCVSVKATTTEKMGALGRQEGLGTFCTILLGKKNSVE, via the coding sequence ATGTATCGAATCGGAAACGGAATCGATTTTCACAAATTGGAAATCAACGCAGAACGCCCTCTCGTTTTGGGAGGAATCGAATGCGAATCGGAATTCGCTCTCGTAGGCCACTCGGATGCCGACATCATTCTTCATGCAATCTCGGACGCTATCTTGGGAGCTCTGGCTCTCGGCGATATCGGGCAACATTTTCCGGACACCGATCCGAAAATAAAAAACATCGACAGTAAGATCATTCTCTCCAAGTGTTTGGAACTCATGCGTGAGAAAAAATTCGAACTGATCAACGTGGACTGCACCGTGATCGGTGAAAGACCGAAAATCGCACCGCTCAAAGAAAGGATTACAAAATCTTTAAGTAATCTTTTGTCCCTTCCTGCAGATTGTGTTTCTGTCAAGGCGACTACGACCGAAAAAATGGGAGCGCTCGGTCGTCAAGAGGGCCTGGGAACCTTTTGTACGATTCTTCTTGGAAAGAAGAATTCAGTTGAATAG
- the ftsZ gene encoding cell division protein FtsZ, producing the protein MIRFEEETKTSPAVIKVFGVGGGGMNAVTRMSNSTLKGVEFAILNTDEQVLLRSPVENKIILGTKITRGMGAGGDPELGYKAAEEDKERIQSAVRGADMVFITAGMGGGTGTGAAPVIAKIAKEMKCLVVGVVTLPFSFEGRRRMELARKGIEQLRSHVDTLILINNDSIFRVVDKSTPIDLAFQVIDDILLNAVRGISDIINNPGLINVDFADVKTIMRDTGDAVMGVGEGSGEGKVKEAVEFAINNSLLDSSSIAGASSLLINVSGGKDLTISDWNEVSGIITSQVDPNANIIIGLHEDESLANKIRVTVIATGFSKRNPSGKLIQNQDLSTRVQENYGFQRKAVGMESPNERKEFLQEDSGETVRLHPGSLRPRSSNTPKPEDYDIPAYLRRNNLPS; encoded by the coding sequence ATGATCCGTTTTGAAGAAGAAACAAAAACAAGTCCTGCAGTCATAAAAGTATTCGGAGTCGGCGGAGGCGGAATGAACGCCGTCACGCGGATGTCCAACTCCACTCTCAAAGGAGTCGAGTTCGCGATTCTCAACACCGACGAACAAGTGTTACTCCGTTCTCCGGTGGAAAATAAAATCATCTTAGGAACCAAGATCACTCGCGGTATGGGCGCAGGCGGCGATCCCGAGCTCGGTTACAAGGCCGCGGAAGAAGATAAGGAAAGAATCCAGTCCGCGGTAAGAGGAGCCGACATGGTTTTTATCACCGCGGGTATGGGCGGCGGAACCGGAACCGGCGCCGCACCCGTGATCGCAAAGATCGCGAAAGAAATGAAATGTCTCGTGGTCGGGGTCGTGACTCTTCCCTTCTCTTTCGAAGGAAGAAGAAGAATGGAACTTGCTCGGAAAGGAATCGAACAACTTCGTTCGCACGTTGACACCCTCATTCTGATCAACAACGATTCTATCTTTCGAGTCGTGGATAAATCGACTCCGATCGATCTCGCCTTTCAGGTGATAGACGATATTCTTCTCAACGCCGTACGAGGAATCAGCGATATCATCAATAACCCGGGCTTGATCAACGTGGACTTCGCCGACGTAAAAACAATCATGCGCGATACGGGTGACGCGGTGATGGGAGTCGGTGAAGGGAGCGGAGAAGGAAAAGTTAAAGAGGCAGTAGAATTTGCGATCAACAATTCGCTGTTAGACTCTTCTTCGATCGCGGGGGCTTCTTCGCTTCTCATCAACGTTTCCGGCGGAAAGGATCTTACGATCTCCGATTGGAACGAAGTTTCCGGAATCATCACCTCTCAAGTGGATCCGAATGCAAATATCATCATAGGTCTTCACGAAGACGAAAGCCTAGCGAACAAAATCCGGGTCACTGTGATCGCAACCGGCTTTAGCAAGCGTAATCCTTCCGGAAAACTGATTCAGAATCAGGATCTCAGTACAAGAGTTCAGGAGAACTACGGTTTTCAGAGAAAGGCTGTGGGAATGGAATCTCCGAATGAGAGAAAGGAGTTCCTACAGGAAGATTCAGGAGAAACGGTCCGACTCCATCCTGGTTCTTTGAGGCCACGTTCGTCTAACACGCCAAAGCCGGAAGACTACGATATCCCCGCTTATCTAAGAAGAAACAATTTACCCAGCTGA
- the nadA gene encoding quinolinate synthase NadA codes for MKTLDEITKALKSTYLDHEVEAKLPLIQEIQKLKKEKNAVLLGHNYMTPDVFHGVSDITGDSLYLSKVAAETSAEIILFNGVHFMAETAKLMSPEKKVLIADLKAGCSLAESITRQDVIDLKKKYPGVPVVTYVNCTADVKAETDICCTSANALQVVESLESDTVIFLPDQYLAENVQNLTKKKIITHPGSCMVHEMYSAEDIELTRRQFPGVTVISHPECKTEVVDHSDYSGSTSQMSEFIRKSGAKDIFLITECSMGDNLRSEFPDRHFVSTCQVCPHMKRITLEKIRDALHYEQFEIHLDPEVIEKGRMSVQRMLDLSFKK; via the coding sequence ATGAAAACCCTAGACGAAATCACAAAAGCTCTCAAGAGCACGTATCTGGATCACGAAGTCGAGGCAAAACTTCCTTTGATTCAAGAAATTCAGAAATTAAAAAAAGAGAAGAATGCGGTTCTCCTCGGACACAACTACATGACCCCGGACGTTTTCCATGGAGTTTCCGATATTACCGGAGATTCTCTCTACCTGAGCAAGGTGGCCGCCGAGACCTCGGCGGAGATCATTCTTTTCAATGGAGTCCATTTTATGGCGGAGACCGCGAAACTTATGTCCCCTGAAAAGAAGGTTCTCATCGCGGACTTAAAAGCAGGTTGTTCGCTTGCGGAAAGTATTACTAGACAGGACGTGATCGATCTTAAGAAAAAATATCCCGGAGTCCCCGTCGTCACCTACGTAAATTGCACCGCCGATGTTAAGGCCGAGACGGATATCTGTTGCACTTCGGCTAACGCACTTCAGGTGGTAGAATCTTTAGAGAGCGATACGGTCATTTTTTTACCCGATCAATATTTGGCAGAGAACGTTCAGAATCTTACGAAGAAAAAAATCATCACACATCCGGGAAGTTGTATGGTTCACGAGATGTATTCCGCGGAGGATATCGAACTTACGAGAAGACAGTTTCCCGGAGTTACCGTAATTTCTCATCCAGAGTGTAAGACGGAAGTCGTGGATCATTCCGATTATTCGGGTTCCACTTCTCAGATGAGCGAGTTCATTCGAAAGTCGGGAGCGAAGGATATTTTTCTGATCACGGAATGTTCGATGGGAGACAATCTTCGTTCGGAATTTCCGGACAGACATTTTGTCTCCACATGTCAGGTCTGCCCTCACATGAAACGAATCACTTTGGAAAAAATCAGGGACGCGCTTCATTACGAACAGTTTGAAATTCATCTCGATCCGGAAGTGATCGAAAAGGGAAGAATGTCCGTTCAGAGAATGTTGGATCTTTCTTTTAAAAAGTAG
- a CDS encoding LIC_13076 family protein, with product MKIKFCIVLPFYLFVFLSNCKIDQRLSEDKTHRTILASADATCKVASVEPLYSFLFGLAPVFRKPEPSVPAGQTLRITEFTNWKDYAVTLVGGWAITLVRRTRTIEFCDENLFASSWNPERQSVDQTLYQMAVTGKVVLFLKSGESFSQVRILGFDESSIEVETVVPDPNGGFTDRAILRDGSTIDGKQIGQDDKEVQMENLEGRKITIQKANLHKIDMRVPKTIKEKRNLLKVDISKIAFEDSTKR from the coding sequence ATGAAAATTAAATTCTGCATTGTTTTGCCATTCTACTTATTCGTTTTTCTTTCGAATTGTAAGATCGATCAAAGGTTAAGCGAAGATAAAACTCACAGGACGATCCTTGCGTCCGCGGATGCAACGTGTAAGGTCGCTTCCGTCGAACCTCTCTATTCATTTTTGTTCGGTTTGGCCCCCGTGTTTCGTAAACCCGAGCCCAGCGTTCCAGCCGGTCAAACCTTAAGAATCACCGAATTCACAAATTGGAAAGACTACGCGGTCACGTTAGTCGGCGGTTGGGCAATCACCCTCGTGAGAAGAACCAGGACGATCGAATTCTGTGACGAGAATTTATTCGCGAGTAGTTGGAATCCGGAAAGACAATCCGTGGATCAGACCCTGTATCAGATGGCTGTAACCGGAAAGGTAGTTTTGTTTTTAAAATCGGGAGAATCTTTTTCCCAGGTTCGAATTCTCGGATTTGACGAAAGTTCCATCGAAGTGGAAACGGTCGTTCCCGATCCGAACGGCGGGTTTACGGATCGTGCGATCCTCAGAGACGGTTCCACGATCGACGGAAAGCAGATCGGTCAGGACGACAAAGAAGTTCAGATGGAGAATTTGGAAGGAAGAAAGATTACCATTCAGAAGGCAAATCTGCATAAGATCGATATGAGGGTTCCGAAAACGATCAAAGAAAAAAGAAATCTTTTAAAGGTAGATATTTCGAAGATCGCATTCGAAGATTCTACGAAAAGATAA
- a CDS encoding lipoprotein LipL41, with amino-acid sequence MRKLSSLISVLVLLMFLGNCADTVDVEYPVFPKDKEGRALQKFLGTIRNVGLAVEPPKKSLWEAIFGAGSSFIDQMPSKVFEAFDKESYYKLIDLSKRADVLNEATLSLTGITKSRAKIGNLLGAEAILYIGYQKPYTECGSENKIDMVAAGMKVAGFAASMATGREVNTGNDPVSKPTGVRYMLIPLDATLIKVDTGEVKKAVVSNPAKIFNSVGNLECPSILDSFGQGLDEAAGYIKSRLSPIVKTEKIEIFVKDEDEEVKELLAEGYEEIQGETPSFKKAKEAWEKADKKAKGQSWGAKANLGTYYFSTGDFEKSIKLYEEAMKINGAKKSYLRELRKRVEATFAVDESNAK; translated from the coding sequence ATGAGAAAATTATCTTCTCTAATTTCTGTGTTAGTTCTCCTTATGTTCTTAGGAAATTGCGCAGACACAGTCGATGTAGAATATCCGGTATTCCCGAAAGATAAGGAAGGCCGTGCCCTTCAGAAATTCCTCGGAACCATTCGTAACGTAGGATTGGCTGTTGAGCCTCCAAAGAAAAGTCTTTGGGAAGCGATCTTCGGAGCAGGTTCAAGCTTTATCGATCAAATGCCTTCTAAGGTATTCGAAGCATTCGACAAAGAATCTTATTACAAACTGATCGACCTCAGCAAACGCGCGGACGTTCTGAACGAAGCGACACTTTCTCTCACTGGTATTACTAAGTCCAGAGCGAAGATCGGAAACCTTCTCGGTGCGGAAGCGATTCTTTACATCGGATATCAAAAGCCTTACACTGAGTGTGGTAGCGAAAATAAGATCGATATGGTTGCCGCAGGAATGAAAGTTGCGGGTTTCGCGGCTTCTATGGCGACTGGAAGAGAAGTAAACACCGGAAACGATCCAGTTTCTAAACCTACCGGCGTGCGTTACATGTTGATTCCTCTCGATGCGACTCTTATTAAAGTAGATACTGGAGAAGTAAAAAAAGCGGTGGTTTCAAATCCTGCAAAAATCTTCAACAGTGTTGGAAACTTGGAATGTCCTTCCATCCTTGATTCTTTTGGACAAGGTTTGGACGAAGCGGCTGGTTACATTAAGAGCAGACTTTCCCCAATCGTTAAGACTGAAAAAATCGAAATCTTTGTAAAAGACGAAGATGAAGAAGTAAAAGAGCTTCTTGCTGAAGGTTACGAAGAAATCCAAGGTGAAACTCCAAGTTTCAAAAAAGCAAAAGAAGCGTGGGAAAAAGCCGACAAAAAAGCGAAGGGTCAGTCTTGGGGAGCGAAAGCAAACCTCGGAACTTATTACTTCTCTACTGGTGATTTCGAAAAATCGATCAAACTCTACGAAGAAGCTATGAAGATCAACGGAGCGAAAAAGAGCTACCTGAGAGAACTTAGAAAGAGAGTAGAAGCTACTTTCGCGGTTGACGAAAGCAACGCAAAGTAA
- a CDS encoding glycoside hydrolase xylanase encodes MKRIFCILFLILLCGFSTNCFLNPLSQFVTEAIFPTKENCPNCTEQQFIALAAVIKPNANGIKAFAFDLSSSFSSFCASGICAGGITEAESNSTVTVAVPNGAIVSNLVATFSIPENSKLEVAGVTQVSGVTANDFSKPVTYSFTDENGLKKDYTVSVVPATNGDRVNGVLVIFSSGLDNYWTKCSYGQVYRPGFNDCQGKGSAGDDYGAITDTLTYCSTADASCDDGFSLTSGPLMAACQNMQNDLPAMQSLSGVYSPIAPPPADLYSGPNGSLMSGCPGFKTVNPCFAGGAGGIVCSPGFTGIAIDTTLFSETFSGDYWTTTSCTATTAAKISMLGPGLANASVKNLVSSASKRALRCVRRNLS; translated from the coding sequence ATGAAAAGAATCTTTTGTATTCTCTTTTTGATTTTGCTCTGTGGTTTTTCCACAAACTGTTTTTTAAATCCTCTCTCTCAATTTGTCACGGAAGCGATTTTTCCAACAAAAGAAAATTGTCCCAATTGCACTGAACAACAGTTTATCGCTCTGGCCGCCGTAATAAAACCGAATGCCAACGGAATCAAAGCCTTCGCGTTCGATCTATCTTCTTCCTTTTCTAGTTTTTGCGCCTCGGGAATTTGTGCCGGCGGGATTACGGAAGCTGAATCGAATTCCACGGTTACGGTCGCCGTTCCGAATGGCGCTATTGTAAGTAATTTGGTAGCGACTTTTTCCATTCCGGAGAATTCCAAACTGGAAGTTGCCGGTGTAACTCAGGTCTCTGGCGTAACTGCAAATGATTTTAGCAAACCCGTTACTTATTCGTTCACCGACGAAAACGGATTAAAAAAAGATTATACTGTTTCTGTCGTACCAGCTACGAACGGAGATCGAGTGAACGGCGTCTTAGTTATTTTTTCTTCGGGTCTGGATAATTATTGGACGAAATGTTCTTACGGTCAAGTTTACAGACCTGGTTTCAATGACTGTCAAGGAAAAGGAAGCGCAGGTGATGATTACGGAGCAATTACCGATACTCTCACGTATTGTTCCACTGCGGATGCGAGTTGTGACGATGGCTTTTCCTTAACTTCCGGACCTTTAATGGCCGCATGTCAAAATATGCAAAACGATTTGCCTGCAATGCAATCGTTGTCCGGAGTTTATTCACCGATTGCTCCTCCTCCGGCAGATTTATACAGCGGTCCGAATGGGTCTTTGATGTCTGGTTGCCCGGGTTTTAAAACGGTAAATCCATGTTTTGCGGGAGGCGCCGGTGGAATTGTCTGTTCGCCTGGATTTACCGGAATTGCAATTGATACGACTTTATTTTCGGAAACTTTTTCCGGGGACTATTGGACAACGACTTCTTGCACTGCTACCACGGCCGCAAAAATTTCAATGCTCGGACCAGGGCTTGCTAACGCTTCAGTGAAGAATCTCGTAAGCTCAGCATCCAAGAGAGCTCTTCGGTGTGTTCGGAGAAACTTGAGTTAA